Within Cyanobacteria bacterium GSL.Bin1, the genomic segment GTTGACGAGCGATTCCCAATTGTTCCGAGGAAAAATCAGCCCCAATTACTGTACCGGTTTTACCGACATATTTAGCCAGCAAGAACGCTAAATCGCCACTGCCACAACACAAGTCGAGTGCTGTGTCTCCCGCTTGCGGATTTGCCCATTTTACTGCCATCCGCTTCCAAATCCGATGTTGCCCGAAGCTCAAGTTGTCGTTGAGTTGGTCATAAACCGGGGCAATGCGATCAAAAATACCTTGAATATCAGCAGAAGTTGGAGAGTTGGTCATTGGTCATTGGTCATTTGTCATTAGTTTGTTATCACTCCTTTTCGATTTCTGTTTGTCTTCCCCTTCTTCGCAACTGATTACTGCCGACAGAATAAATTCTATTCCAGGGGTGATGATCACTTCAAACAACTATGGTTAGTTAGAAAATAAGAAGTAACAAAAATTAAAAATTATTTGACAACTATGCAATTAACTTATCTCGGTTCCAACAGTTGGCTTTGGCAATGGGAAAACCTTAATATTTTAGTCGATCCCTGGCTAGTTGACGATCTCGTTTTTGCCAACTTAACTTGGCTCTTTCGCGGGATTCGTCAGGAAAAGCCGCCTCAATTGCCTGAACGCATTGATCTCATCTTACTCTCCCAAGGTTTAGAAGATCATGCCCACAAACCGACGCTAAAAATGTTGGATAAAACAATTCCCGTTGTCGGTTCTCCCAATGCAGCAGAAGTAGCGGAGGATTTGGAATTTGAAACTGTCACCGCTTTGCCTCATGGTGAAACTTACACGTTACAGGAGAAAATTGAAATTCGCGCCCTTCCCGGTGCGCCCATTGGGTTAGATCAAGAAAATGCTTATCTGCTGACGGCATTAACCCCACAGCAGCGACTCTACTACGAACCGCACGGTTTCCCCCCAGAAGAGCTGAAGGAATATTCTCCGGTGGATGTTGTGATTAATCCGATTGTGAATTTAGAACTTCCCCTCGCCGGTGCCATTATCAACGGAAAAGAAAGTGCGGTCCAACTGGCGCAATGGTTAAAACCGCAAGCGATTATTGGCACGGCTGCTGGTGGAAAAATTGACTTTGAAGGAGTCTTACTTTCGTTACTGAAAGCAAATGGAAGCGCCGAAGAAGTCCGTTCTCACCTCCAACAAAACGATCTCAACACCGAAATCATTGAACCCCAGCAAGGAGAACCGATTACCCTCTTAGAGCAAGAAACAGAAGTACACCATTGACCTCCTCCCCCGTTAAACGCTTCGCGCTATAATGGGGGGTTCGGGAGAACCAGTTACCTGTTCCTCCATCCACTCAAACAACGAAAGTTGTCGGGGGTCTTCTCGCCGCATTAAGATAATTTGGAAGCATTTGCCGTTGGGAGATAAACTAAGTTGTGCAAGATGATTAAAAAAGGGTAAAGACATTGCGAAGAATTGTTATTGCTGGCAACTGGAAAATGCACAAAACCCAAGCAGAATCCTTAGAGTTTCTGCAAAGTTTTCTCCCGCAACTGGAGAATACCGCCGAAGATAGAGAAGTGATTTTATGTGCCCCTTATACCGCTTTAGGGGTAATGTCGAAAAATTTACATGGCACTCGCGTTCGGATTGGGTCGCAAAATGTTCACTGGGAAGAATCAGGGGCATTCACCGGAGAAATTGCACCGAGTATGTTAACCGAAGTGGGCGTTACCTATGCTGTAGTGGGACATAGCGAACGGCGTCAATATTTTGGCGAAACGGATGAGACGGTTAATTT encodes:
- a CDS encoding MBL fold metallo-hydrolase — protein: MQLTYLGSNSWLWQWENLNILVDPWLVDDLVFANLTWLFRGIRQEKPPQLPERIDLILLSQGLEDHAHKPTLKMLDKTIPVVGSPNAAEVAEDLEFETVTALPHGETYTLQEKIEIRALPGAPIGLDQENAYLLTALTPQQRLYYEPHGFPPEELKEYSPVDVVINPIVNLELPLAGAIINGKESAVQLAQWLKPQAIIGTAAGGKIDFEGVLLSLLKANGSAEEVRSHLQQNDLNTEIIEPQQGEPITLLEQETEVHH